One window of the Doryrhamphus excisus isolate RoL2022-K1 chromosome 10, RoL_Dexc_1.0, whole genome shotgun sequence genome contains the following:
- the nacad gene encoding uncharacterized protein nacad isoform X1, with product MPGESAHRSVPANKHPGQGEEEPGLPGPGKSRRQSTDSTPSDSGSSPCDTSSSPSPSTPQKLLPSYTSPFGPRLFHTTPNSSATPRPQPEGSDHRHNPLRLSGKLGGHGPCGRLVPVKMERIKVLTGSEVESDYPEEQTIDTRVVMGQETLLKPSEILKGIRYPRQCVQNISSSSFSEPQTKVNKLETNKEEHKTPNLDKQDEQTEPVNPTTPSIPAINRPAAPTSSSCVDDNVTEKEEGPRLSNVEVPSLSDQACPVALSFSEPVYSVDPLRVGMPSSLDPDLYYTAPSTPIKAMSRSSHLKHHSYPGSPACSPSPGLPSDSDDLCSPMTSPSGSYMTAEGGSWASSYASSTSPSTSPNLLTTEDAQEARACFVGSLSEIGDEGPERDEERPCDLAVQHSDSVMNQRLGITGTAIPEEEETQKEDEPTICRESHRPCWVTEHTPPPRRSSSSHTSDSQDDGGESEGSLCPLEEARAANEEHSRIKPAGLKLQLDPCVSDKDYEKTADRQEKEKSVAVTPDTDNMASSNPSPDSPVVHVDSLYPGAFGRLGASSFMLSQASCAEDIPEEERMIPVSLIPFPPHTSLIFKADSFEITLFPTEDENEIVTDRNEGKNFDAYAAGEEEADVEDDDEEDDNDYDDDDDDDINGNETADGGDDNEDTDDSPESSVEAKVEVKVVEEEEEEEEEDDEDGRYVSKTAAGATDEDSSGSLLHTLSDTSINEGLDDFFCFQDDTDDSLDSASYNGEEDERLYSTERHAQALESSPLDSLESTERSESEQGYAVGVGQTESPPTPPSADKSADNPETDSGNVSAQEPGSLQTLGSDNLVDGTKPVQMDGSLKPLPLSPGNKTEDATETGGHCSSLEEPKHNSPDPNTQVDSSCSVGKNQSSTIQGSEHGDDREQRNNGPEEDPTSEPERDSYKLLIKHRHYQTGSHGAAGVSRLISSQCSFNRLDKPEREDQEKKKNGNASVGIRSTECRSADLGFSDLGPATNDLNKGVLPLSYPKDLGTNPSNIPISASPEVIFGLADNLVLTPEHCPGDSGQENLSTDERVLGAAGSPHSPLAISPKRENSETDTRREIGPVTEMTELHLGSVSEFGVWGAGESLSLSLGKKYDLEAESLLVCDAQGQSTQTPVIPNNETYQRFALSYVRERKDNNKDGKRHRVEDKEQTGEETSESNLVCWKSTEEISQVERRVPDDDTSNRDDDGNNTQMQVTRTDSNNNNDATFDSMEVEMCEGLNALSEDVRSHFDSVKVRESVSNIPLEEVPRRVYVEQEAAGGSGTQTFSTNGRRSLPLDNTSVDVLPVNEHLNRATKSRCQTGPECQTVSAESNLVPSLLHGTFAFFSPRSIKSAKTCLQSESDMAAEPQRIRDCGTDRLVDEPNNKDAFKDSNSGMDEEINTKTTKEACPEDKNKIEIHPSPLDNFAHDTAKNAICTDKTGSTKKGRRRKQHKALKVGMHSDSSPETPDDDKKIPVSKETPAVAIGNTSKTKTNKVFSTENEVDQKIRKDQKRNSKKCIRENHHGVVETDQKLHQLGDRQEVLDNRPLSNNARGIRVDINDNNIIDDDHSPSTQALCSSPSPVSSSSLFHGASTDHELTTPVQESQPLLSSLATSHTTCPSSQQASFCQSSGMQSSPSEPTQESSSIPSCQNRSFSQTPKQTKQGCPKDITKDFTLAETGTDSSEEDCGLPRHSRGSVLKGKTGNRPETTSPSDQKETQPFSSHQPTDKASGCSTNHSPGSVVASCNESESEGSVPELEEAEPVRPLQPELLSSADEVLNRPKQSRSEKKARKAMSKLGLKPVHGVTRITIRKSKSILFVISRPDVFKSPASDIYIVFGEAKIEDLSQQAHKAAAEKFKVPVTSTPLAPPVPPSLRIKEESEEEEEEVDEGGLEQRDIELVMAQANVSRAKAVRALKHNKNDIVNTIMELTM from the exons ATGCCGGGGGAGAGCGCTCATAGATCTGTCCCCGCCAACAAGCATCCAGGGCAGGGAGAGGAGGAGCCGGGGCTCCCTGGACCAG GCAAAAGCAGACGTCAGTCCACAGACTCCACGCCCAGTGACAGTGGCTCCTCCCCTTGTGACACAAGCTCGAGCCCTTCTCCAAGTACTCCTCAGAAGCTGCTCCCATCGTACACGTCCCCATTCGGACCAAGGCTATTTCACACGACACCTAATTCCTCTGCTACTCCAAGACCTCAACCTGAAGGATCTGACCATCGGCACAACCCGCTGAGGCTGTCCGGGAAGTTAGGCGGCCATGGACCTTGTGGCCGCCTTGTCCCCGTTAAGATGGAGAGAATTAAA GTACTGACTGGTTCTGAGGTGGAGAGCGACTACCCGGAGGAACAGACCATTGACACAAGGGTGGTGATGGGCCAAGAGACGCTCCTAAAACCGTCAGAGATCCTGAAAGGGATTCGCTATCCCAGGCAGTGCGTCCAGAATATCTCGTCATCTAGCTTTTCAGAGCCTCagacaaaagtaaacaaactgGAAACCAACAAAGAAGAACACAAAACCCCAAACCTGGACAAACAAGATGAGCAAACAGAACCGGTAAATCCTACGACCCCATCAATTCCCGCTATTAACCGTCCCGCAGCacccacttcctcttcctgtgttGACGATAACGTCACAGAAAAGGAAGAGGGTCCACGTCTCTCGAATGTTGAAGTGCCTTCCCTGTCCGACCAGGCCTGCCCGGTGGCTCTGTCCTTCTCCGAGCCAGTTTACTCTGTGGACCCACTCAGAGTGGGTATGCCGTCGTCCCTCGACCCCGACTTGTACTATACCGCCCCCTCCACCCCGATTAAGGCGATGTCACGCTCCTCGCACCTTAAACATCATTCATATCCCGGCTCTCCCGCTTGCTCCCCGTCGCCTGGCTTACCCTCAGACAGCGACGACCTCTGCTCCCCTATGACCTCCCCCTCTGGGTCGTATATGACAGCAGAGGGAGGAAGCTGGGCCTCCTCTTATGCCTCCTCCACCTCCCCCTCCACGTCTCCCAACCTGTTGACTACGGAAGACGCACAGGAGGCTCGGGCTTGCTTTGTGGGCTCCTTGTCCGAGATCGGAGACGAAGGTCCGGAGCGGGATGAGGAGAGGCCATGTGACTTAGCTGTTCAACATTCCGACAGCGTAATGAATCAACGATTGGGAATAACAGGAACAGCGATACCAGAAGAGGAAGAAACTCAAAAGGAAGACGAGCCCACGATTTGCAGAGAAAGTCATCGTCCTTGCTGGGTGACTGAACATACGCCTCCCCcgaggaggagcagcagcagccacaCCAGTGACTCCCAAGATGACGGCGGGGAGTCTGAGGGCTCCCTGTGTCCTCTAGAGGAGGCCAGGGCAGCAAATGAGGAACATTCAAGAATAAAACCCGCCGGCCTTAAACTGCAACTGGACCCGTGCGTATCAGACAAAGATTATGAAAAGACGGCAGATCGGCAAGAGAAAGAAAAATCCGTAGCCGTGACTCCCGATACGGACAACATGGCCTCATCCAACCCTAGTCCTGACTCGCCTGTGGTCCACGTGGATTCTTTGTATCCTGGGGCGTTTGGCAGACTCGGCGCCAGCTCTTTCATGCTCTCTCAGGCATCCTGTGCTGAGGATATTCCCGAGGAAGAAAGAATGATCCCGGTTTCTCTTATCCCATTTCCTCCTCACACAAGCCTCATTTTTAAAGCTGATTCCTTTGAAATAACGCTCTTTCCCACAGAGGATGAAAATGAAATAGTGACAGACAGAAATGAAGGCAAGAACTTTGATGCGTACGCAGCAGGAGAGGAGGAAGCAGACGTGGAAGACGACGACGAAGAGGATGACAATGACTAcgacgatgacgatgatgacgacATCAATGGCAATGAAACCGCCGACGGTGGTGACGATAATGAAGATACCGACGACAGTCCGGAGTCAAGTGTGGAAGCCAAAGTGGAGGTGAAAGtggttgaagaagaagaagaagaggaggaggaagatgacgaaGATGGTCGCTACGTCAGTAAGACTGCGGCGGGTGCTACAGATGAGGACAGCTCAGGGTCCTTGCTTCATACGCTCTCGGACACGTCCATAAACGAGGGACTGGACGACTTCTTCTGTTTCCAAGACGATACGGATGACTCATTGGATTCAGCCTCGTATAACGGCGAGGAAGACGAACGCCTCTACAGTACCGAGCGGCATGCGCAAGCGCTGGAGTCGTCACCTTTGGATTCGCTGGAATCCACAGAAAGATCAGAATCAGAACAAGGATATGCCGTCGGAGTGGGTCAAACGGAATCACCGCCCACACCGCCGAGTGCAGATAAGTCCGCGGATAACCCTGAAACCGATTCTGGAAATGTCTCCGCCCAGGAGCCCGGATCCCTACAAACTCTAGGATCTGACAATCTTGTGGACGGAACAAAACCTGTACAAATGGACGGCAGCTTAAAACCACTTCCTTTGTCCCCTGGTAACAAAACGGAGGATGCGACTGAGACGGGAGGACATTGTAGTTCTCTTGAGGAACCCAAACACAACTCCCCTGACCCCAATACTCAAGTCGACTCTTCCTGTTCTGTTGGAAAAAACCAGAGTAGTACAATACAGGGATCAGAACATGGGGATGATAGGGAGCAGCGCAACAACGGTCCAGAAGAAGATCCCACATCTGAACCAGAAAGAGATTCCTATAAATTGCTGATTAAGCATCGCCATtatcagacaggaagtcatggAGCTGCAGGAGTTAGTCGACTAATTTCATCCCAGTGCTCCTTTAATAGACTCGACAAGCCTGAGAGAGAAGACcaggagaaaaagaagaatgGGAATGCCTCTGTAGGAATAAGAAGCACGGAGTGTAGATCCGCAGATCTGGGTTTCTCAGATTTGGGTCCAGCCACCAATGATTTAAACAAAGGTGTGCTTCCTCTGTCTTATCCTAAAGACCTGGGTACGAACCCCAGCAATATCCCCATTTCTGCATCTCCGGAGGTAATTTTTGGACTTGCAGACAACCTGGTCTTGACTCCTGAACATTGCCCCGGTGACTCCGGCCAGGAGAACCTGAGTACAGATGAGAGGGTTCTTGGAGCAGCTGGATCCCCTCACTCTCCTCTGGCAATCTCACCCAAAAGAGAAAACTCGGAAACAGATACAAGGAGGGAAATTGGTCCCGTCACGGAGATGACTGAATTACACTTGGGATCCGTGTCTGAATTTGGAGTATGGGGAGCAGGGGAGTCGCTTTCCTTGTCACTGGGGAAAAAGTACGACTTAGAAGCAGAGAGTCTTCTCGTGTGTGACGCACAAGGCCAAAGCACCCAGACTCCGGTGATCCCTAACAATGAAACCTACCAAAGATTTGCTCTTTCTTATGTTCGGGAGAGAAAAGATAACAACAAAGATGGAAAGAGACATCGGGTAGAAGATAAGGAACAAACAGGAGAAGAGACTTCCGAGTCCAATTTGGTTTGTTGGAAGTCAACTGAGGAGATCTCACAGGTAGAGCGGAGAGTCCCCGATGATGACACCAGCAACCGGGACGACGACGGGAATAACACACAGATGCAAGTAACGAGGACGGATTCAAACAATAATAACGACGCTACATTTGACTCAATGGAAGTAGAAATGTGCGAAGGACTGAATGCTCTATCGGAAGATGTGAGATCCCACTTTGACAGTGTGAAAGTCAGAGAATCCGTTTCGAATATTCCACTTGAAGAAGTGCCACGGCGGGTTTATGTAGAACAAGAAGCAGCAGGCGGTTCCGGAacccaaacattttccacaaatGGCCGACGTAGCTTGCCATTAGATAACACTAGCGTGGACGTATTGCCAGTCAATGAACATCTCAACAGAGCAACAAAGTCAAGATGTCAAACAGGTCCAGAGTGTCAGACGGTGAGCGCAGAGAGTAATCTAGTACCTTCTTTACTACATGGAACCTTTGCTTTCTTCAGTCCGAGATCCATTAAAAGTGCAAAGACGTGTTTGCAGTCGGAATCAGACATGGCAGCGGAGCCTCAAAGAATAAGGGATTGCGGTACTGATAGACTTGTTGACGAGCCAAATAATAAAGATGCCTTTAAAGACTCTAACTCAGGGATGGatgaagaaataaatacaaagacaACAAAAGAGGCATGCCcagaagataaaaacaaaatagaaatacaCCCCTCGCCCTTGGATAATTTTGCACACGACACTGCTAAGAATGCAATTTGCACAGACAAAACGGGTTCTACTAAGAAAGGGCGAAGACGGAAACAACACAAAGCGTTGAAGGTGGGCATGCATTCGGATTCCAGTCCGGAAACTCCCGATGATGACAAGAAAATTCCCGTTTCCAAAGAAACTCCAGCAGTGGCGATTGGGAAcacttcaaaaacaaaaaccaacaaaGTATTCTCAACCGAAAATGAAGTCGACCAAAAGATCAGAAAAGATCAGAAACGCAACTCCAAGAAATGTATCCGAGAGAACCATCATGGCGTGGTAGAAACAGACCAAAAATTGCATCAGCTGGgcgacagacaggaagtgcttgATAACAGACCCCTGTCTAACAACGCAAGAGGAATCAGAGTGGACATTAACGACAACAACATTATCGACGATGATCACAGCCCATCAACGCAGGCTTTATGCTCCTCGCCATCTCCTGTTTCGTCCTCCTCACTTTTCCACGGAGCTTCGACAGATCATGAACTCACCACGCCTGTGCAAGAATCACAACCTCTGCTATCTTCGCTAGCTACATCCCACACAACCTGTCCATCTAGTCAGCAAGCCTCATTCTGTCAATCATCTGGGATGCAGAGTAGTCCATCCGAGCCAACCCAGGAGTCATCTTCCATCCCTTCTTGCCAAAACCGATCCTTCTCACAGACTCCCAAACAAACCAAGCAAGGTTGTCCAAAGGACATAACCAAAG ACTTCACCCTCGCAGAGACGGGAACGGACAGCAGCGAAGAGGATTGTGGACTCCCCCGACATAGTCGAGGGTCTGTTCTCAAAGGGAAAACCGGAAACCGACCGGAGACAACCAGTCCGTCTGATCAAAAGGAAACTCAGCCTTTCTCTTCTCATCAGCCAACCGACAAAGCGTCTGGCTGTTCAACCAACCACAGTCCAGGTTCCGTTGTGGCTTCCTGTAACGAGTCGGAGAGTGAAGGGTCAGTCCCTGAACTCGAGGAAGCCGAGCCGGTGAGACCTCTTCAACCTGAG CTTCTCTCCTCTGCAGACGAAGTCCTGAACAGACCAAAACAGAGCCGCAGTGAGAAGAAGGCCCGTAAG GCCATGTCTAAACTGGGTCTAAAGCCAGTCCACGGTGTGACGAGAATCACCATAAGGAAGTCCAAGAGCATCCTGTTTGTCATCAGCCGACCTGACGTATTTAAAAGCCCCGCGTCGgacatttatattgtatttgggGAAGCTAAG ATCGAGGATCTTTCCCAACAGGCTCACAAAGCTGCTGCAGAGAAATTCAAGGTGCCTGTGACCTCGACTCCCTTGGCGCCTCCTGTCCCACCCAGCCTCCGCATCAAGGAGgagagtgaagaagaagaagaggag GTGGACGAGGGGGGTCTGGAGCAGAGGGATATCGAGCTGGTGATGGCTCAGGCTAACGTGTCTCGAGCCAAGGCCGTGCGTGCGCTGAAACACAACAAGAACGACATTGTGAACACCATCATG GAGCTGACTATGTGA
- the nacad gene encoding uncharacterized protein nacad isoform X2, giving the protein MGQETLLKPSEILKGIRYPRQCVQNISSSSFSEPQTKVNKLETNKEEHKTPNLDKQDEQTEPVNPTTPSIPAINRPAAPTSSSCVDDNVTEKEEGPRLSNVEVPSLSDQACPVALSFSEPVYSVDPLRVGMPSSLDPDLYYTAPSTPIKAMSRSSHLKHHSYPGSPACSPSPGLPSDSDDLCSPMTSPSGSYMTAEGGSWASSYASSTSPSTSPNLLTTEDAQEARACFVGSLSEIGDEGPERDEERPCDLAVQHSDSVMNQRLGITGTAIPEEEETQKEDEPTICRESHRPCWVTEHTPPPRRSSSSHTSDSQDDGGESEGSLCPLEEARAANEEHSRIKPAGLKLQLDPCVSDKDYEKTADRQEKEKSVAVTPDTDNMASSNPSPDSPVVHVDSLYPGAFGRLGASSFMLSQASCAEDIPEEERMIPVSLIPFPPHTSLIFKADSFEITLFPTEDENEIVTDRNEGKNFDAYAAGEEEADVEDDDEEDDNDYDDDDDDDINGNETADGGDDNEDTDDSPESSVEAKVEVKVVEEEEEEEEEDDEDGRYVSKTAAGATDEDSSGSLLHTLSDTSINEGLDDFFCFQDDTDDSLDSASYNGEEDERLYSTERHAQALESSPLDSLESTERSESEQGYAVGVGQTESPPTPPSADKSADNPETDSGNVSAQEPGSLQTLGSDNLVDGTKPVQMDGSLKPLPLSPGNKTEDATETGGHCSSLEEPKHNSPDPNTQVDSSCSVGKNQSSTIQGSEHGDDREQRNNGPEEDPTSEPERDSYKLLIKHRHYQTGSHGAAGVSRLISSQCSFNRLDKPEREDQEKKKNGNASVGIRSTECRSADLGFSDLGPATNDLNKGVLPLSYPKDLGTNPSNIPISASPEVIFGLADNLVLTPEHCPGDSGQENLSTDERVLGAAGSPHSPLAISPKRENSETDTRREIGPVTEMTELHLGSVSEFGVWGAGESLSLSLGKKYDLEAESLLVCDAQGQSTQTPVIPNNETYQRFALSYVRERKDNNKDGKRHRVEDKEQTGEETSESNLVCWKSTEEISQVERRVPDDDTSNRDDDGNNTQMQVTRTDSNNNNDATFDSMEVEMCEGLNALSEDVRSHFDSVKVRESVSNIPLEEVPRRVYVEQEAAGGSGTQTFSTNGRRSLPLDNTSVDVLPVNEHLNRATKSRCQTGPECQTVSAESNLVPSLLHGTFAFFSPRSIKSAKTCLQSESDMAAEPQRIRDCGTDRLVDEPNNKDAFKDSNSGMDEEINTKTTKEACPEDKNKIEIHPSPLDNFAHDTAKNAICTDKTGSTKKGRRRKQHKALKVGMHSDSSPETPDDDKKIPVSKETPAVAIGNTSKTKTNKVFSTENEVDQKIRKDQKRNSKKCIRENHHGVVETDQKLHQLGDRQEVLDNRPLSNNARGIRVDINDNNIIDDDHSPSTQALCSSPSPVSSSSLFHGASTDHELTTPVQESQPLLSSLATSHTTCPSSQQASFCQSSGMQSSPSEPTQESSSIPSCQNRSFSQTPKQTKQGCPKDITKDFTLAETGTDSSEEDCGLPRHSRGSVLKGKTGNRPETTSPSDQKETQPFSSHQPTDKASGCSTNHSPGSVVASCNESESEGSVPELEEAEPVRPLQPELLSSADEVLNRPKQSRSEKKARKAMSKLGLKPVHGVTRITIRKSKSILFVISRPDVFKSPASDIYIVFGEAKIEDLSQQAHKAAAEKFKVPVTSTPLAPPVPPSLRIKEESEEEEEEVDEGGLEQRDIELVMAQANVSRAKAVRALKHNKNDIVNTIMELTM; this is encoded by the exons ATGGGCCAAGAGACGCTCCTAAAACCGTCAGAGATCCTGAAAGGGATTCGCTATCCCAGGCAGTGCGTCCAGAATATCTCGTCATCTAGCTTTTCAGAGCCTCagacaaaagtaaacaaactgGAAACCAACAAAGAAGAACACAAAACCCCAAACCTGGACAAACAAGATGAGCAAACAGAACCGGTAAATCCTACGACCCCATCAATTCCCGCTATTAACCGTCCCGCAGCacccacttcctcttcctgtgttGACGATAACGTCACAGAAAAGGAAGAGGGTCCACGTCTCTCGAATGTTGAAGTGCCTTCCCTGTCCGACCAGGCCTGCCCGGTGGCTCTGTCCTTCTCCGAGCCAGTTTACTCTGTGGACCCACTCAGAGTGGGTATGCCGTCGTCCCTCGACCCCGACTTGTACTATACCGCCCCCTCCACCCCGATTAAGGCGATGTCACGCTCCTCGCACCTTAAACATCATTCATATCCCGGCTCTCCCGCTTGCTCCCCGTCGCCTGGCTTACCCTCAGACAGCGACGACCTCTGCTCCCCTATGACCTCCCCCTCTGGGTCGTATATGACAGCAGAGGGAGGAAGCTGGGCCTCCTCTTATGCCTCCTCCACCTCCCCCTCCACGTCTCCCAACCTGTTGACTACGGAAGACGCACAGGAGGCTCGGGCTTGCTTTGTGGGCTCCTTGTCCGAGATCGGAGACGAAGGTCCGGAGCGGGATGAGGAGAGGCCATGTGACTTAGCTGTTCAACATTCCGACAGCGTAATGAATCAACGATTGGGAATAACAGGAACAGCGATACCAGAAGAGGAAGAAACTCAAAAGGAAGACGAGCCCACGATTTGCAGAGAAAGTCATCGTCCTTGCTGGGTGACTGAACATACGCCTCCCCcgaggaggagcagcagcagccacaCCAGTGACTCCCAAGATGACGGCGGGGAGTCTGAGGGCTCCCTGTGTCCTCTAGAGGAGGCCAGGGCAGCAAATGAGGAACATTCAAGAATAAAACCCGCCGGCCTTAAACTGCAACTGGACCCGTGCGTATCAGACAAAGATTATGAAAAGACGGCAGATCGGCAAGAGAAAGAAAAATCCGTAGCCGTGACTCCCGATACGGACAACATGGCCTCATCCAACCCTAGTCCTGACTCGCCTGTGGTCCACGTGGATTCTTTGTATCCTGGGGCGTTTGGCAGACTCGGCGCCAGCTCTTTCATGCTCTCTCAGGCATCCTGTGCTGAGGATATTCCCGAGGAAGAAAGAATGATCCCGGTTTCTCTTATCCCATTTCCTCCTCACACAAGCCTCATTTTTAAAGCTGATTCCTTTGAAATAACGCTCTTTCCCACAGAGGATGAAAATGAAATAGTGACAGACAGAAATGAAGGCAAGAACTTTGATGCGTACGCAGCAGGAGAGGAGGAAGCAGACGTGGAAGACGACGACGAAGAGGATGACAATGACTAcgacgatgacgatgatgacgacATCAATGGCAATGAAACCGCCGACGGTGGTGACGATAATGAAGATACCGACGACAGTCCGGAGTCAAGTGTGGAAGCCAAAGTGGAGGTGAAAGtggttgaagaagaagaagaagaggaggaggaagatgacgaaGATGGTCGCTACGTCAGTAAGACTGCGGCGGGTGCTACAGATGAGGACAGCTCAGGGTCCTTGCTTCATACGCTCTCGGACACGTCCATAAACGAGGGACTGGACGACTTCTTCTGTTTCCAAGACGATACGGATGACTCATTGGATTCAGCCTCGTATAACGGCGAGGAAGACGAACGCCTCTACAGTACCGAGCGGCATGCGCAAGCGCTGGAGTCGTCACCTTTGGATTCGCTGGAATCCACAGAAAGATCAGAATCAGAACAAGGATATGCCGTCGGAGTGGGTCAAACGGAATCACCGCCCACACCGCCGAGTGCAGATAAGTCCGCGGATAACCCTGAAACCGATTCTGGAAATGTCTCCGCCCAGGAGCCCGGATCCCTACAAACTCTAGGATCTGACAATCTTGTGGACGGAACAAAACCTGTACAAATGGACGGCAGCTTAAAACCACTTCCTTTGTCCCCTGGTAACAAAACGGAGGATGCGACTGAGACGGGAGGACATTGTAGTTCTCTTGAGGAACCCAAACACAACTCCCCTGACCCCAATACTCAAGTCGACTCTTCCTGTTCTGTTGGAAAAAACCAGAGTAGTACAATACAGGGATCAGAACATGGGGATGATAGGGAGCAGCGCAACAACGGTCCAGAAGAAGATCCCACATCTGAACCAGAAAGAGATTCCTATAAATTGCTGATTAAGCATCGCCATtatcagacaggaagtcatggAGCTGCAGGAGTTAGTCGACTAATTTCATCCCAGTGCTCCTTTAATAGACTCGACAAGCCTGAGAGAGAAGACcaggagaaaaagaagaatgGGAATGCCTCTGTAGGAATAAGAAGCACGGAGTGTAGATCCGCAGATCTGGGTTTCTCAGATTTGGGTCCAGCCACCAATGATTTAAACAAAGGTGTGCTTCCTCTGTCTTATCCTAAAGACCTGGGTACGAACCCCAGCAATATCCCCATTTCTGCATCTCCGGAGGTAATTTTTGGACTTGCAGACAACCTGGTCTTGACTCCTGAACATTGCCCCGGTGACTCCGGCCAGGAGAACCTGAGTACAGATGAGAGGGTTCTTGGAGCAGCTGGATCCCCTCACTCTCCTCTGGCAATCTCACCCAAAAGAGAAAACTCGGAAACAGATACAAGGAGGGAAATTGGTCCCGTCACGGAGATGACTGAATTACACTTGGGATCCGTGTCTGAATTTGGAGTATGGGGAGCAGGGGAGTCGCTTTCCTTGTCACTGGGGAAAAAGTACGACTTAGAAGCAGAGAGTCTTCTCGTGTGTGACGCACAAGGCCAAAGCACCCAGACTCCGGTGATCCCTAACAATGAAACCTACCAAAGATTTGCTCTTTCTTATGTTCGGGAGAGAAAAGATAACAACAAAGATGGAAAGAGACATCGGGTAGAAGATAAGGAACAAACAGGAGAAGAGACTTCCGAGTCCAATTTGGTTTGTTGGAAGTCAACTGAGGAGATCTCACAGGTAGAGCGGAGAGTCCCCGATGATGACACCAGCAACCGGGACGACGACGGGAATAACACACAGATGCAAGTAACGAGGACGGATTCAAACAATAATAACGACGCTACATTTGACTCAATGGAAGTAGAAATGTGCGAAGGACTGAATGCTCTATCGGAAGATGTGAGATCCCACTTTGACAGTGTGAAAGTCAGAGAATCCGTTTCGAATATTCCACTTGAAGAAGTGCCACGGCGGGTTTATGTAGAACAAGAAGCAGCAGGCGGTTCCGGAacccaaacattttccacaaatGGCCGACGTAGCTTGCCATTAGATAACACTAGCGTGGACGTATTGCCAGTCAATGAACATCTCAACAGAGCAACAAAGTCAAGATGTCAAACAGGTCCAGAGTGTCAGACGGTGAGCGCAGAGAGTAATCTAGTACCTTCTTTACTACATGGAACCTTTGCTTTCTTCAGTCCGAGATCCATTAAAAGTGCAAAGACGTGTTTGCAGTCGGAATCAGACATGGCAGCGGAGCCTCAAAGAATAAGGGATTGCGGTACTGATAGACTTGTTGACGAGCCAAATAATAAAGATGCCTTTAAAGACTCTAACTCAGGGATGGatgaagaaataaatacaaagacaACAAAAGAGGCATGCCcagaagataaaaacaaaatagaaatacaCCCCTCGCCCTTGGATAATTTTGCACACGACACTGCTAAGAATGCAATTTGCACAGACAAAACGGGTTCTACTAAGAAAGGGCGAAGACGGAAACAACACAAAGCGTTGAAGGTGGGCATGCATTCGGATTCCAGTCCGGAAACTCCCGATGATGACAAGAAAATTCCCGTTTCCAAAGAAACTCCAGCAGTGGCGATTGGGAAcacttcaaaaacaaaaaccaacaaaGTATTCTCAACCGAAAATGAAGTCGACCAAAAGATCAGAAAAGATCAGAAACGCAACTCCAAGAAATGTATCCGAGAGAACCATCATGGCGTGGTAGAAACAGACCAAAAATTGCATCAGCTGGgcgacagacaggaagtgcttgATAACAGACCCCTGTCTAACAACGCAAGAGGAATCAGAGTGGACATTAACGACAACAACATTATCGACGATGATCACAGCCCATCAACGCAGGCTTTATGCTCCTCGCCATCTCCTGTTTCGTCCTCCTCACTTTTCCACGGAGCTTCGACAGATCATGAACTCACCACGCCTGTGCAAGAATCACAACCTCTGCTATCTTCGCTAGCTACATCCCACACAACCTGTCCATCTAGTCAGCAAGCCTCATTCTGTCAATCATCTGGGATGCAGAGTAGTCCATCCGAGCCAACCCAGGAGTCATCTTCCATCCCTTCTTGCCAAAACCGATCCTTCTCACAGACTCCCAAACAAACCAAGCAAGGTTGTCCAAAGGACATAACCAAAG ACTTCACCCTCGCAGAGACGGGAACGGACAGCAGCGAAGAGGATTGTGGACTCCCCCGACATAGTCGAGGGTCTGTTCTCAAAGGGAAAACCGGAAACCGACCGGAGACAACCAGTCCGTCTGATCAAAAGGAAACTCAGCCTTTCTCTTCTCATCAGCCAACCGACAAAGCGTCTGGCTGTTCAACCAACCACAGTCCAGGTTCCGTTGTGGCTTCCTGTAACGAGTCGGAGAGTGAAGGGTCAGTCCCTGAACTCGAGGAAGCCGAGCCGGTGAGACCTCTTCAACCTGAG CTTCTCTCCTCTGCAGACGAAGTCCTGAACAGACCAAAACAGAGCCGCAGTGAGAAGAAGGCCCGTAAG GCCATGTCTAAACTGGGTCTAAAGCCAGTCCACGGTGTGACGAGAATCACCATAAGGAAGTCCAAGAGCATCCTGTTTGTCATCAGCCGACCTGACGTATTTAAAAGCCCCGCGTCGgacatttatattgtatttgggGAAGCTAAG ATCGAGGATCTTTCCCAACAGGCTCACAAAGCTGCTGCAGAGAAATTCAAGGTGCCTGTGACCTCGACTCCCTTGGCGCCTCCTGTCCCACCCAGCCTCCGCATCAAGGAGgagagtgaagaagaagaagaggag GTGGACGAGGGGGGTCTGGAGCAGAGGGATATCGAGCTGGTGATGGCTCAGGCTAACGTGTCTCGAGCCAAGGCCGTGCGTGCGCTGAAACACAACAAGAACGACATTGTGAACACCATCATG GAGCTGACTATGTGA